A genomic stretch from Tachyglossus aculeatus isolate mTacAcu1 chromosome 19, mTacAcu1.pri, whole genome shotgun sequence includes:
- the KLHDC3 gene encoding kelch domain-containing protein 3 isoform X2 — translation MLRWTVHLEGGPRRVNHAAVAVGHRVYSFGGYCSGEDYETLRQIDVHVFNAVSLRWTKLPPVWPSGRGKVREVPYMRYGHSAVLIDDTVYLWGGRNDTEGACNVLYGFDINTHRWSTPKVSGTVPGARDGHSACVLGKNMYVFGGYEQLADCFSNDIHKLDTTSMTWTLISAKGTPARWRDFHSATMLGSRMYVFGGRADRFGPFHSSNEIYCNRIRVFDTRAEAWLECPPTSLLPEGRRSHSAFGYNGELYIFGGYNSRLNRHFHDLWKFDPVAFSWKKIEPKGKGPCPRRRQCCCIVGDKIVLFGGTSPSPEEGLGDEFDLMDHSDLHILDFSPSLKTLCKLAVIQYGLDQSCLPHDIRWELAAMTTNSTISRPIVSSHG, via the exons ATGTTACGGTGGACCGTGCACCTCGAGGGTGGGCCCCGAAGGGTGAACCACGCCGCCGTGGCCGTGGGGCACCGGGTCTACTCCTTCGGCGGGTACTGCTCCGGTGAGGACTACGAGACGCTGCGGCAGATCGACGTGCACGTCTTCAACGCTG TGTCCCTCCGCTGGACAAAGCTGCCCCCCGTGTGGCCCAGCGGGCGTGGGAAAGTCCGGGAAGTGCCCTACATGCGCTACGGGCACTCAGCCGTGCTCATCGACGACACGGTCTACTTGTGGGGCGGGCGCAACGACACCGAGGGAGCCTGCAACGTCCTCTATGGCTTCGACATCA ACACTCACAGGTGGTCCACGCCCAAGGTGTCGGGGACAGTGCCCGGGGCCCGGGATGGGCACTCGGCCTGTGTCCTGGGCAAGAACATGTACGTCTTCGGGGGCTACGAACAGCTG GCTGACTGCTTTTCCAATGACATTCACAAGTTGGACACGACCAGCATGACATGGACGTTGATTTCAGCCAAG ggGACCCCCGCCCGCTGGAGGGACTTCCACTCGGCCACGATGCTGGGCAGCCGCATGTACGTGTTCGGGGGCCGAGCCGACCGCTTCGGCCCCTTCCACTCCAGCAACGAGATCTACTGCAACCGAATCCGTGTGTTTGACACCCGGGCCGAGGCGTGGCTGGAGTGTCCGCCCACCTCGCTGCTGCCCGAGGGCCGCCGCAGCCACTCCGCCT TCGGGTACAACGGGGAGCTGTACATCTTCGGCGGTTACAACTCCCGGCTGAATCGGCACTTCCACGACCTCTGGAAGTTCGACCCAG TGGCCTTCTCCTGGAAGAAGATTGAGCCGAAGGGGAAGGGACCGTGTCCCCGGCGCCGCCAATGCTGCTGCATTGTGGGCGACAAGATTGTCCTCTTTGGGGGCACCAG CCCGTCCCCTGAAGAAGGCTTGGGTGACGAGTTCGATCTCATGGATCACTCTGACCTACACATCCTGGATTTCA GCCCCAGTCTAAAGACCCTGTGCAAACTGGCAGTGATTCAGTACGGCCTGGACCAGTCTTGTCTGCCTCACGATATCAG GTGGGAACTAGCCGCCATGACCACCAACAGCACCATCAGCCGGCCCATAGTGTCCTCCCACGGGTAG
- the KLHDC3 gene encoding kelch domain-containing protein 3 isoform X1: MLRWTVHLEGGPRRVNHAAVAVGHRVYSFGGYCSGEDYETLRQIDVHVFNAVSLRWTKLPPVWPSGRGKVREVPYMRYGHSAVLIDDTVYLWGGRNDTEGACNVLYGFDINTHRWSTPKVSGTVPGARDGHSACVLGKNMYVFGGYEQLADCFSNDIHKLDTTSMTWTLISAKGTPARWRDFHSATMLGSRMYVFGGRADRFGPFHSSNEIYCNRIRVFDTRAEAWLECPPTSLLPEGRRSHSAFGYNGELYIFGGYNSRLNRHFHDLWKFDPVAFSWKKIEPKGKGPCPRRRQCCCIVGDKIVLFGGTSPSPEEGLGDEFDLMDHSDLHILDFSPSLKTLCKLAVIQYGLDQSCLPHDIRWELAAMTTNSTISRPIVSSHGSPPRRGSRCDEAGIWWEASGGRPAPSTPRARSGAGTVCPDPPPSPGSHYAL; encoded by the exons ATGTTACGGTGGACCGTGCACCTCGAGGGTGGGCCCCGAAGGGTGAACCACGCCGCCGTGGCCGTGGGGCACCGGGTCTACTCCTTCGGCGGGTACTGCTCCGGTGAGGACTACGAGACGCTGCGGCAGATCGACGTGCACGTCTTCAACGCTG TGTCCCTCCGCTGGACAAAGCTGCCCCCCGTGTGGCCCAGCGGGCGTGGGAAAGTCCGGGAAGTGCCCTACATGCGCTACGGGCACTCAGCCGTGCTCATCGACGACACGGTCTACTTGTGGGGCGGGCGCAACGACACCGAGGGAGCCTGCAACGTCCTCTATGGCTTCGACATCA ACACTCACAGGTGGTCCACGCCCAAGGTGTCGGGGACAGTGCCCGGGGCCCGGGATGGGCACTCGGCCTGTGTCCTGGGCAAGAACATGTACGTCTTCGGGGGCTACGAACAGCTG GCTGACTGCTTTTCCAATGACATTCACAAGTTGGACACGACCAGCATGACATGGACGTTGATTTCAGCCAAG ggGACCCCCGCCCGCTGGAGGGACTTCCACTCGGCCACGATGCTGGGCAGCCGCATGTACGTGTTCGGGGGCCGAGCCGACCGCTTCGGCCCCTTCCACTCCAGCAACGAGATCTACTGCAACCGAATCCGTGTGTTTGACACCCGGGCCGAGGCGTGGCTGGAGTGTCCGCCCACCTCGCTGCTGCCCGAGGGCCGCCGCAGCCACTCCGCCT TCGGGTACAACGGGGAGCTGTACATCTTCGGCGGTTACAACTCCCGGCTGAATCGGCACTTCCACGACCTCTGGAAGTTCGACCCAG TGGCCTTCTCCTGGAAGAAGATTGAGCCGAAGGGGAAGGGACCGTGTCCCCGGCGCCGCCAATGCTGCTGCATTGTGGGCGACAAGATTGTCCTCTTTGGGGGCACCAG CCCGTCCCCTGAAGAAGGCTTGGGTGACGAGTTCGATCTCATGGATCACTCTGACCTACACATCCTGGATTTCA GCCCCAGTCTAAAGACCCTGTGCAAACTGGCAGTGATTCAGTACGGCCTGGACCAGTCTTGTCTGCCTCACGATATCAG GTGGGAACTAGCCGCCATGACCACCAACAGCACCATCAGCCGGCCCATAGTGTCCTCCCACGG gagcCCCCCGCGGAGGGGGTCCAGGTGCGATGAGGCCGGCATCTGGTGGGAGGCATCTGGTGGGAGACCCGCTCCTTCAACCCCGAGGGCCAGGTCGGGGGCGGGGACCGTCTGCCccgacccccctccttccccaggctCTCACTACGCCCTGTAA